The Aeromicrobium yanjiei DNA segment GAGCATCCGCTGGATCCCGTCGGGGATGCGACCGATCTCGGCGAGGATGCCGTCGATCTCGTCGCCGTACTTCATGCCCTTGACCTGCGCGATGTAGAGGGCGAGGAGGTAGCACGCGACGACCTGGCTGAGGAAGCCCTTGGTCGAGGCGACCGCGACCTCCGGGCCGGCGTGCGTGTAGATGACTGCATCGGACTCGCGGGGGATCGTCGAGCCGTTGGTGTTGCAGATCGACAGCACGCGAGCGCGCTGCTGCCGGGCGTAGCGAATCGCCATGAGCGTGTCCATGGTCTCGCCGGACTGGCTGATCGTGACGACCAGCGTGCTCTTGTCGAGGATCGGGTCGCGGTAGCGGAACTCCGAGGCCAGCTCGACCTCGCACGGCGTGCGCGTCCAGTGCTCGATCGCGTACTTGGCGACCATCGCGGCGTAGAACGACGTGCCGCACGCGATCACGATGATCTTGTGGACCTCGCGCAGCTCATCGTCACTGATGCGCATCTCGTCGAGCTGCAGCAGGCCCCCGGGTGTGTAGCGCCCCAGCAGCGTGTCGGCGACCGCCTGGGGCTGCTCGTCGATCTCCTTGAGCATGAACCACTCGAAGCCGCCCTTCTCGGCAGCCGACACGTCCCAGTCGACGTGGTACTCCGTGGTCTCGGCGGGGTGCCCGTCGAAGTCGGTCACGACGATGTCGTCGGGCGTGATCGTGACGACCTGGTCCTGGCCGAGCTCGACGGCGTCGCGGGTGTACTCGATGAACGCCGCGACGTCCGAGCCGAGGAAGTTCTCGCCGTCGCCACGTCCGACCACGAGGGGCGAGTTGCGGCGGGCGCCGACGACCACGTCGGGCTGGGCGGCGTCGCAGATCACGAGCGTGAAGGCGCCCTCGAGGCGGCGGCAGACCGCACGCACCGCGTCCGACAGGTCGGGGGTGCGCTCGAGCTCGTCGCGCAGCAGGTGGGCGACGACCTCGGTGTCGGTCTCCGAGACCATCTCGTGGCCCCGCTTCTCCAGCTCTGCGCGCAGGGACGCGAAGTTCTCGATGATGCCGTTGTGCACGACCGCGACGCGACCCGTGTCGTCGAGGTGCGGGTGCGCGTTGACGTCGTTGGGCGCACCGTGGGTGGCCCACCGCGTGTGCCCGATGCCGGTGTGCGCGACGGGCAGCGGGTGCGCCGCGAGCTCGGCGTCGAGGTTGACGAGCTTGCCCGCCTTCTTGGCCGAGAGGAGCTCACCGTCGTGCACCAGGGCGACGCCGCCGGAGTCATATCCCCGGTACTCCAGGCGTCGCAGGCCCCCCATGACGACGTCGAGAGCCGAGCGCTGACCGACGTATCCGACAATTCCACACATGGTTCCTAGGGTAGCGAGTGCGGCCCACCTAGGGCCGAGTGCAGCGCCGGAGCGTCAGCCGCGCCACAATGGCGGCATGACGCGCGACCAGTCACCGTACGTTGAGCTCGAACGGGCCGCATGGGCCGAGCTCGCCGGTGACGTCCCCCAGCCGCTCAACCCCGACGAGATCGAGCGGGTACGCGGCCTCGGCGACGAGCTCGACCTCGAGGAGGTCCGCCAGGTCTACCTGCCGATGACGCAGCTGATCAGCATGCGCGTACGCCTCGCGGCCGCCCTGTACGAGGCGACCGAGGAGTTCCTGCACGCCCCCCAGTCGCGGCGCACCCCGTTCGTGATCGGCATCGCCGGATCCGTCGCAGTCGGCAAGTCCACGACCGCCCGCCTGCTGCGCGAGCTGCTGGCCCAGTCCCCCGACCACCCCGTGGTCGAGCTGGTCACGACCGACGGCTTCTTGTTCCCCAACGCCGAGCTCGAGCGCCGGGGGCTGCTGGATCGCAAGGGTTTCCCCGAGTCGTACGACCGCAAGGCCCTCCTGCGCTTCGTGATGGAGGTCAAGTCCGGTGTCGAGGTCGTGACCGCCCCGGTCTACTCCCACCTGACGTACGACCGCACCGACGAGGTCGTGACCGTCAAGGCGCCCGACATCGTCATCGTGGAGGGCCTGAACGTCCTCGCCCCCGCACGACCCCGCGGCGACGGCTCGCCCGGCCTGGCCGTCAGCGACTTCTTCGACTTCTCGATCTACGTCGACGCGTCGGGCAAGGACCTGCGCCGCTGGTACATCGACCGCTTCCTGACCCTGCGCAAGACCGCCTTCGCCGATCCCGCGTCGTACTTCCACCGCTACAGCTCGTTCTCCGACGAGGAGGCGGTGCAGCGCGCGAGCGAGCTGTGGGACACGATCAACTACCCCAACCTCAAGGAGAACATCGCCACGACACGTGGCCGTGCCTCCCTCGTGCTGCGCAAGGGACCCGACCACGCCGTGAGCTGGGTGCGCCTGCGCAAGATCTGAGCCCACGGACCGAGGTCAGATCGTTCGCACGTACTCCCCGGCCCAGGCGCTCTGCCAGAAGCCGAGCCGCTCGTTCACCGCGATCATGTGGGTGTTGCTGGCCGCATTCCACGTCGTGATGCGCCGCCGGCCCTCCAGCAGGTCCGCCGCGGCCTGCATCGCGTGGATCTTGAGCGCGAGACCGAGCCCATGACCGCGGTGGGCCGGACGGACGAGGGTGTCCCACTGATAGACCTCGTCACCCTCGCCGGGGAAGGCCAGCTGGGTGTGGCCCGCGAGCGAGCCGTCGGGGGCACGGGCGACCGACACCTGCATGATGCGGCCGACCCGGGCCAGGTCGGCCTCGTCCTTGCGGACCCGTGCAGCGTCCCAGTGCTCGTTCTCCAGCCCGATGTCGCCGCTGGGCGCCTCGGCATTGAGCATCCGGCGCAGGTCTGCGTACTCGTCGAGCCACTCCTGCGGGCAGGGGCCGCGCCACGTCTCCAGCGTGTACGCGGGGTCGAGCACGAGGGGCGGCACGTCGGCGGGCAACGTCAGCTCACGCACCGCGTCCACGATGTCGAGCGTGAACCCGCGCGCCTCCGCGAAGGCACGCCCCGCATCCGTCTGCTGGTCGACCGCCCACACCGCCTCCCCGAGAGCGATCGTGCGTCCGTGCTGACGTCCGATGTCGAGCAGCGCATCGAGCACGGCCGAGCCGTGACCCCGGCGACGGTGCTCCGGCGGCACGAACACCTCCACGAAGGCGATCGCCGTGTTGTCCTGCAGCGCCATGACCGCCGTGCCGCCCGCGACCGCGAGACCGTGGACGTCCCGGGCGACGACCGCGGCCTTGGTGCCGTACGCGTCGTCGGTCAGGTTGACGCGCTTCTCGATCGCCAGGTAGGGACCGTCGAAGGTCCGTGTGTGCGCTCGTGCGTAGAGACCGTAGAGCTCCGCGAACGCCGCGTCGTCGGACACGTCGACGCGCTGGACCCTGGTCATCCCTCGACCCTACGGCTCCGGCAGGTCCAGGAGCGGCAGGTGCTCGGCCCGCACGATGCCGGCCGACACCGCGTACTCGACCAGCCGCGAGCGGCGCGACGTGGCGAGACGGCCCGCCCCGCCGTAGAGACCCTTCACGCCGTTCCTGGCGAGCCTCTCGCAGACGTTGTCGAGCTTGCGGTTGAAAGTCGTGATGGGCACCCCGAGGCGCTCCGCCGCGGCCGCGCTGGTCGGCACCGCGCCGGGCGCTCCACCCCTGCGCCGGAGCACCGGCTCGGCGAGCGCCAGCACCAGGCGCAGCTGGGACGGGGTCAGCTCGACGGCACCGAGCGTCTCGTCGCCCGATCCCGTGACCGGTGCGGGAGACCCGGAGTAGGCCGGCTCGTCGCAGTCGACGGTGACCTCGTACATCGTGTCGCCCGCCGTGAACAAGATGGCCTGGCTCGCCATGACCACCGGCAGCCGCGACCCGGGGCCGATCCAGGACTGCAGGGTTCCCGCGTCGCCGCTGACCGTGACCGTCAGCCGGGTCCCGACGTTCACGATCCACCAGAAGCCGGCCTCGTGGCGCAGCTCGACCGCACGCCGGTGCAGATAGGGGTTGTCCTCGTCGACGACCAGGTCGCCCTCGCGGCCGATCGTGAAGACGTCGCCCGGCTCCACGACGAGCTCCTCGCCGCAGAACTCGATCGTCAACCGGCTCATGGCGCCACCTCCGGATCGATGTGCTTCATCCGCCATGGTGCCGTGCCGTCCCTCCGCCGCGCGCGCCGAGGCGGTCAGCGCACCGCGACCTTGACGGTCGTGCGGGCAGCGGCCGTGCTGGACGTCCCCGCGTAGTCGACGTGGAACGTCCGGGTGCCGGCGGGCACGCCGGTCAGCGTCACCGTGCCGACGCCCTTCGCGAGGGAGACCGTGCGGCGGACGTCCTTGCGCGAGACCGTGATCGTCCCGCTGGGGTGGTGGCCCGTGGCGCGGCGGGTCACCTCGACCGTGAACGTGGCCCGACCGGTGCCGGGCCTGGACGACACGCCCAGCCGGGCGGTCGACTTCAGCGTGGTGGTCAGGCGCTCGACGAGCGCGCCCTCGTCCAGCGAGAAGACCTGCGGCTGCGTGCTGCCGGCGATCGTCTGCCACCGCGTCGCCCAGATGTTCTTCGGGTCCTCGAACCGCAGCTGCACGTCGTTCGGCGCCTCGGTGGCCAGGTCGTATCGTCCCGTCGACCACGTGCGGGTGGACCCCGCATATCGGCTCGTGCCCACCACGCGAGGCCTGACGGAGATCCCCCGGAGCCGCTCGCCGCTCGTCGAGGTCACGATGCCCTTCACGTGGGCGAGGCGGTGGTCGAGCACGTGGGCCTTGACCGTGGTGGTCGCGCCCTCCTTCACGGTCAGCTCCGTCGCGGCCGTCTCGGAGAACACCTCGTCATGGCACTCCTGCCGGTACGTCGAGGAGGTGTCGCGGTAGCAGAGGGTGTACGTGCCGGCCGGCAGCCCGCGGAAGCGGTACGTCCCCGCGGCGTCGACCCCGCGGTCCACGTCGTACCTCTTCGTCGAGAGGTTCTCGTACACGCTGCTGTCGGGACCGTCGACGATCTCCGCGCGGATGGACGTGGGGGACGCACCGTCTGCCCGGGTGACCTTGCCGGTGATCGTGCCGGCCGGCTTCAGGGTCACGTTGCGGGTGACCGTGCGCGACCGGTTGCCCATGAACTCCCGACGCGCCGTCACGCCGCGTTGGCTCGGGTCGCTCACGACGACGTTGTCGTACCACCACGTCGTGCTGCTGCCGGCGGGACGGGTGAGCGAGTAACGGCCGGCGCTGTCGGTCGTGACCGTCTTGTAGCGGTCGTACGCATCGCCGCTGTCCCCGTCGCGGCGCACCAGGGTCACCTTGGCCCCGGCCAGGGGTGTGCCCGCGATCGTGACCGTGCCCTTCACGGTGCCACCCGGGACGGTGGTCGCGTCGGCCGGTGCCACGAGCAGACCGCCGCCGACGACGACGGCCGACAGGAGCCCGACGAGCGGGCGGATCGTGCGGCGGTGCTGGGTCATGATGTCCTCCGAGAGCTCGCTGACGCGCATCACCTCTGACGCTAGGCGGCGCCCGTCCCGCCGTCCATGGGCAGAGGTTCCCTCAGCGGCGCCGTTCGGCGCCCCGGCATGCCGGCTGCCGTCGGATAGTGTGGATCGCACCCCAGAGCCCAGCGCACCGGCCAGCTCGCTCGCTCCCAGGAGACGCACATCGTGCCAGCACGCGGTCTTCCGCCCCCTGAGCTGGACGGCTTCACCTTCGTCCGGCTCATCGGCCGAGGCGGCTTCGCCGATGTGCACCTGTATCGACAGGCCGTCCCGGCGCGCGAGGTCGCGGTCAAGGTGCTCCACCCGGTCGTCGCCGCCGAGACGGACATCGAGTTCTTCCACGCCGAGGCGAACGTCATGGCCCAGCTGTCCGGGCACCCGTCGATCGTGCCGATCTTCCAGGCCGACGTCGCGGCGGACGGACGGCCCTACATCGTGATGGAGTACTGCCCCGGCCCCAGCCTCGGGGAGCGCTACCGGATCGAGGAGATCCCGCTGTCGGACGTCCTCGAGATCGGCATCAAGATCTCGGCCGCGGTCGAGACCGCCCACCGCGCCGGCATCCTGCACCGTGACATCAAGCCGCACAACGTCCTCACGAACGCGTACGGCACACCCCTGCTGACGGACTTCGGGATCGCGACGGCCACCGACGACCCGCAGACGACCGAGACGACGCTGTCGGTGCCGTGGGCCCCGCCCGAGGCGTTCCGCGGCACGGCCGCCAAGGACGTGCGCAGCGACGTGTACTCGCTCGGCGCCACGGTCTACAGCCTGCTCGCGCGGCGGTCGCCGTACCAGCGCGACGACCAGCCGAACGACGCGATCGCGATGGGCATCCGCATCTCCACCGAACCCTTGCGCCCCACCGGGCGCAGCGACGTCCCGGCCGCCCTCGAGGAGGTGCTGGCCCGGGCGATGGCCCGGTCGATCCACGACAGGTACGCCTCGGCGCTCGACTTCGCTCAGGCCCTGCAGCGCGTCCAGATCGACCTGGGCCTGCCACCGACCCGTATCGAGGTGCTCGACTCCTCCGCCGACCCCCGGCGCGCCACGGCCGTCGTGGACGACCTCACCACCGTTCGCCCGATCACGCTGACCGTTCCCGAGGGAGCACCGGCCGGCACCGGCTCCGGCCCCCGCCCACGACCGGGCTCTCCCGGACGGACCTGGGCGAGGCGGGCAGCGGCGCTGCTCGCGGTCGCGGCGGTCGTCGCGGGGGCCCTGGCCTTCCTGCGTCCCGACGACGCCCCCTCCAGCGACGGACCGCTGCCGAGCGTCGTCGGCGCGGCCTACGACAACCCCGCGTGCACCGAGGAGTACATCCTGCAGCTCACCCGGGGCAATCCGAGAGGCTTCGCCGAGCGGATCAACGCCGTCTCCGAGCTCGTGCCGGACGTGAAGTACCTCCGCGGCTCGGACGCGTGCGAGACCTACGATCCGGTCAACCGCGACGGCGAGCCCTACTACCTCGCGTGGACAGGTCCCTACGCCACGCTCGAGGACGTGTGCACCGCACGCCGCGAGGCCGGCATCAGCGAGGCGATCCCGCACCTGCTCGACGCAGATCAGCGCGGGCGCAGCTTCTGCGTGTGCCTGGAGTCCGTCGACGACCTCCCGGCGCTCGACAGCTCGACCGACACCTCGTTCGACGAGGGGCTTCTCGTCAACGAGCTGCAGCAGATCCTGCTGATCCGCGGCTACCTCGACGAGCCCCGCACCGACGAGGGCATCGGCATCATCGCCCAGGGCTTCGACGCCCCGACGACCGCGGCGCTCAAGGCGTACCAGGCCGACCGGGGCATCGCGCCCGACGGCCGCACCGGGTCCGCGACCTGGAGCGCCCTCAAGGCCGAGGAGTACGACAGCGGACGGCCGGTGTGCCCCTGAGGACCCCGCACCACCCGGGGGTGGTCACAGCGACAGCGTCGAGCGGACCACACCGGCCAGGTGCTCGGCCACCTCGGTGGCCTGCTCGGCCGTCGCCGCCTCCACCATCACGCGCACGAGCGGCTCGGTGCCGGACTGGCGCAGCAGCACCCGGCCCGTGTCGCCGAGCCTCGACGACGCGATGGCCACCTCGCCCAGCAGCGTCGGATCGGTGTCGGCGCGGGACTTGTCGACGCCCGGGACGTTGATCAGCACCTGCGGCAGGCGCGTCATGACCGACGCGAGCCGCGACAGCGGAGTGCCGGACTCGGCCATGCGCGCGGCCAGGTGCACCGCGGTCAGGACCCCGTCGCCGGTGGTCGCGTAGTCGCCCATGATGACGTGGCCCGACTGCTCGCCGCCCATGTTGAAGCCACCGGCACGCATCGCCTCGAGCACGTAGCGGTCGCCGACGGCGGTCTGGATCACGGAGATGCCGGCGCTCTCGAGCGCCTGGACGAAGCCGAGGTTGCTCATCACCGTCGCGACGACCGTGTCGTCGGTCAGGCGTCCGGCGTCGCGTGCTGCGAGCGCCAGGATCGCCAGGATGTGGTCGCCGTCGACGACCGCGCCGGTCTCGTCGACCGCGAGGCAGCGGTCGGCATCACCGTCGAAGGCGAAGCCTGCGTCCGCGCCGTGCCGGACGACGGCGACCTGCAGGTCGTCCAGGTGCGTCGAGCCGCAGTTGTCGTTGATGTTGAGGCCGTCGGGCTCGGCGTGGATCGCGATGACCGTCGCGCCGAGCTCTTCGAACACCGCAGGACCCACCTCGTACGCCGCACCGTTCGCGCAGTCCAGCACGACCCGCAGGCCGTCGAGCGGACGCGGGCAGGTCGACACGAGGTGCTTGACGTACGCCGCCACACCCGCGTGGCTGTCGCCGATGCGACCGACGCCGGCGCCGGTCGGCCGGTCCCACGGCTCCTCGAGGCGATCCTCGATGAGGACCTCGAGCTGGTCGTCGAGCTTGAGCCCGCCGCGGGCGAGGAACTTGATGCCGTTGTCGGGCATCGCGTTGTGGCTCGCGGAGATCATGACGCCCATGTCCGCCTCGAGGAAGGAGGTCAGGAACGCCGCTCCCGGCGTCGGCACGACGCCGAGGCGGTGCACGTCCACGCCGGCAGAAGCAAGGCCCGCGACCACCGCAGCCTCCAGGAACTCTCCTGAGGCGCGGGGATCGCGGGCCACGACTGCTGTGGGGCGCTGGTCGGCGAAAGCACCGACCTCACCCAGGACGTGGGCCGCGGCGACCGCGAGGTCGACTGCGAGCTCGGCCGTCAGATCACGATTCGCGACACCGCGAACGCCATCGGTGCCAAAGATCCGGCCCACGAAGACTCAGCGCTTGCTGTACTGCGGAGCCTTACGAGCCTTCTTGAGACCAGCCTTCTTGCGCTCCTTGATGCGCGAGTCGCGCGTCAGGAGTCCGGCCTTCTTCAGCACCGGGCGGTTGGCCTCTTCGTCGATCTGGTTGAGCGAGCGGGCCACGCCGAGACGCAGGGCGCCGGCCTGACCGGTCATGCCACCACCGGTGACGCGCGCGATGACGTCGAAGCGGTCCTGCAGACCCGTCTCGGCGAAGGCCTCCTTGGCAATCTGCTGGTGCAGCTTGTTGGGGAGGTACTCCTCGAGCGGCTTGCCGTTGACGGTCCAGACGCCGGTGCCCGGCACGATGCGGACGCGAGCGATGGCCTCCTTGCGGCGGCCCGTCGCAGCACCCGGAGCGATCGTCGCGGGCTTGCTGGAGGTCTCGGAAGCGCCAGCTGACTCGGAGGTGTAAGCAACACCCTCGGAGTTGGTCTGGAACTCGGTGGTCTCTTCGGTGGTGGTCTCAGCCACGATGCGCCTGCTTCTCTTCTTTACTGGGAGATCTGCGTGATCTCGAACGGCTGGGGCTTCTGGGCGGTGTGCGGGTGCTCGGGGCCGGAGTAGACCTTGAGCTTCGTGATCAGCTGATCACCCAGACGGTTCTTGGGGAGCATGCCGCGGACCGACTTCTCGATCGCCTTGCGGGCATCCTTGTCCAGCAGGTCACCGTAGGCGATGGACTTGAGTCCACCCGGGTAGCCGCTGTGACGGTACGCGAGCTTGTCGCGACGCTTGTTGCCCGAGAGGGCAACCTTCTCCGCGTTGACGATGATGACGAAGTCGCCACCGTCGACGTGCGGAGCATATGTCGGCTTGTGCTTGCCGCGGAGCAGCGTCGCAGCCTGGACGGCGAGACGGCCCAGAACGATGTCCTCGGCGTCGATGACGTGCCACTGACGGGTGATGTCAGACGGCTTGGGGCTGAACGTGCGCACGGCGTGACCTTCTCGTTCTTCGATGGTGGTGATCCTGAAACAAACTCTATGGTGGTCGCAACCCATGACGAATCCGCTGGGTTCGACGACACACTAGGTTAACCGGCGGTTGAGGCTCGGGTCAAAACGAGGTCCGTCCTGGCACCCCGTTGCCCCGTGAGGTTTGCCTCACGTCTAAGTTGATAACCGGTCCGCGCCACCGTAGCGGACCGTTCAACCCGTCACAGGAGACCCATCGTGACCGAGAACCAGACCCTGACCGTCCGAGACAATCGCTCGGGCGAGGAATTCGAGATCCCGATCACGGATGGCACCATCCGCGCGGGCGACCTCGGCAAGATCGGCAAGACGGACGATGAGCCCGGACTTGCGGTCTACGACCCCGGCTTCACCAACACCGCCTCCACGCGCAGCTCCGTCACGTTCATCGACGGTGACAAGGGCATCCTGGAGTACCGCGGCTACCCGATCGAGCAGCTGGCCGAGAAGTCCACGTTCCTCGAGGTCGCCTACCTGCTCATCCACGGCGAGCTGCCCACCAAGGAGCAGCACGAGCAGTGGGTGCACGAGATCACGTTCCACACGTTCGTGCACGAGAACGTCAAGTCCCTGATGCAGGGCTTCCGCTACGACGCGCACCCCATGGGAATGCTGCTGTCGAGCGTCGGTGCCCTGTCGACGTTCTACCCCGAGGCGCGCAACATCAGCGATCCGCAGGTGCGCCACGAGCAGGTCGTGCGCATGATCGCCAAGATGCCGACGCTCGGCGCATGGTCGTTCCGCCACGCCCAGGGCAAGCCGTACGTCTACCCCGACAACGACCTGTCCTACACCGAGAACTTCCTCTCGATGCTGTTCAAGATGTCCGAGCCGAAGTACGACCCGGACCCGCGCCTGGCCAAGGCCCTCGACGTCCTGCTGATCCTGCACGCGGACCACGAGCAGAACTGCTCGACCAACGCGGTGCGCTCGGTCGGCTCGAGCCAGGTCGACCCCTACTCCGCGGTCAGCGCCGGCATCGCGGCCCTCTACGGCCCGCTGCACGGTGGCGCCAACGAGGCCGTGCTGAAGATGCTCAAGCGCATCGGCAGCAAGGAGAACATCCCGGCGTTCATCGAGGGCGTCAAGAACGGCGACGAGAAGCTCATGGGCTTCGGTCACCGCGTCTACAAGAACTACGATCCGCGCGCCACGATCATCAAGAAGGCCTGTGACGACGTCTTCGAGGTCACCGGGGTCAACCCGCTCCTCGAGATCGCCCAGGAGCTCGAGAGGATCGCGCTCGAGGACGAGTACTTCGTCAAGCGCAAGCTCTACCCCAACGTCGACTTCTACTCGGGCCTGATCTACGAGGCGCTGCAGTTCCCGCCCGAGATGTTCACGGTCCTGTTCGCGATCGGCCGCACCCCGGGCTGGCTCGCACAGTGGTCGGAGCTGGTGGACGACAAGGAGCAGAAGATCGCTCGTCCCAAGCAGATCTACACCGGCGACCGTCAGCTGGAGTTCATCCCCGCTTCCGAGCGCTGGGCCTGACCCACACCCCCTCGAAAGGCCCTCACCGTCCGCGGTGGGGGCCTTCGTCGTGTGCGCCGAGCGTGGGACTACCGTGGGCCGGGTGCGGCTGCGACTGGATCTCTCCTACGACGGAGCGGGTTTCCGCGGCTGGGCCGTCCAACCGGGCCTGCGCACCGTCCAGGGGGAGGTGGAGACCGCGCTCGCGACCATCCTGCGCCGGGACACCGCTCCCCAGCTGACCTGCGCAGGGCGCACCGACGCGGGCGTCCACGCCCGCGGACAGGTCGCCCACGTCGACCTCGAGGACGTCGATCCTCCGGCGCTGGAGCGCCGGCTGCGCCGCCTGCTCCCGCCCGACATCGCCCTGCGCGGCCTGACGGTCGCGCCGGAGGGCTTCGATGCCCGCTTCTCCGCGCTGCAGCGCCGCTACGTCTACCGCCTGTGCGACTCCCCCGCCGGCCCTGACCCGCTCGTCCGGGGCAGCGTCGTGGGCTGGGGACGCCCGCTCGACCCGTCGTTGATGGACGCGGCGGCCGACCACCTGCTCGGCGAGCACGACTTCGCGTCCTTCTGCAAGCGTCGCGAGGGCGCGACCACGATCCGCACGCTGCTGGAGCTGCGCACCGACCGGCGCGGCGACGTCCTGGAGACGACCGTGCGCGCGGA contains these protein-coding regions:
- the glmS gene encoding glutamine--fructose-6-phosphate transaminase (isomerizing) gives rise to the protein MCGIVGYVGQRSALDVVMGGLRRLEYRGYDSGGVALVHDGELLSAKKAGKLVNLDAELAAHPLPVAHTGIGHTRWATHGAPNDVNAHPHLDDTGRVAVVHNGIIENFASLRAELEKRGHEMVSETDTEVVAHLLRDELERTPDLSDAVRAVCRRLEGAFTLVICDAAQPDVVVGARRNSPLVVGRGDGENFLGSDVAAFIEYTRDAVELGQDQVVTITPDDIVVTDFDGHPAETTEYHVDWDVSAAEKGGFEWFMLKEIDEQPQAVADTLLGRYTPGGLLQLDEMRISDDELREVHKIIVIACGTSFYAAMVAKYAIEHWTRTPCEVELASEFRYRDPILDKSTLVVTISQSGETMDTLMAIRYARQQRARVLSICNTNGSTIPRESDAVIYTHAGPEVAVASTKGFLSQVVACYLLALYIAQVKGMKYGDEIDGILAEIGRIPDGIQRMLDEGDQMRKLAAELAGSRSILFLGRHVGYPVALEGALKLKELAYIHAEGFAAGELKHGPIAVIEEGLPVFVIVPPKGRDQLQEKTVSNIQEIRARGARTIVLAEDGDEDVVPYADHLIRLPKVPTLLQPLVSTVPLQIFAAEFASLLGHDVDQPRNLAKSVTVE
- the coaA gene encoding type I pantothenate kinase, with translation MTRDQSPYVELERAAWAELAGDVPQPLNPDEIERVRGLGDELDLEEVRQVYLPMTQLISMRVRLAAALYEATEEFLHAPQSRRTPFVIGIAGSVAVGKSTTARLLRELLAQSPDHPVVELVTTDGFLFPNAELERRGLLDRKGFPESYDRKALLRFVMEVKSGVEVVTAPVYSHLTYDRTDEVVTVKAPDIVIVEGLNVLAPARPRGDGSPGLAVSDFFDFSIYVDASGKDLRRWYIDRFLTLRKTAFADPASYFHRYSSFSDEEAVQRASELWDTINYPNLKENIATTRGRASLVLRKGPDHAVSWVRLRKI
- a CDS encoding GNAT family N-acetyltransferase — translated: MTRVQRVDVSDDAAFAELYGLYARAHTRTFDGPYLAIEKRVNLTDDAYGTKAAVVARDVHGLAVAGGTAVMALQDNTAIAFVEVFVPPEHRRRGHGSAVLDALLDIGRQHGRTIALGEAVWAVDQQTDAGRAFAEARGFTLDIVDAVRELTLPADVPPLVLDPAYTLETWRGPCPQEWLDEYADLRRMLNAEAPSGDIGLENEHWDAARVRKDEADLARVGRIMQVSVARAPDGSLAGHTQLAFPGEGDEVYQWDTLVRPAHRGHGLGLALKIHAMQAAADLLEGRRRITTWNAASNTHMIAVNERLGFWQSAWAGEYVRTI
- a CDS encoding serine/threonine-protein kinase; translation: MPARGLPPPELDGFTFVRLIGRGGFADVHLYRQAVPAREVAVKVLHPVVAAETDIEFFHAEANVMAQLSGHPSIVPIFQADVAADGRPYIVMEYCPGPSLGERYRIEEIPLSDVLEIGIKISAAVETAHRAGILHRDIKPHNVLTNAYGTPLLTDFGIATATDDPQTTETTLSVPWAPPEAFRGTAAKDVRSDVYSLGATVYSLLARRSPYQRDDQPNDAIAMGIRISTEPLRPTGRSDVPAALEEVLARAMARSIHDRYASALDFAQALQRVQIDLGLPPTRIEVLDSSADPRRATAVVDDLTTVRPITLTVPEGAPAGTGSGPRPRPGSPGRTWARRAAALLAVAAVVAGALAFLRPDDAPSSDGPLPSVVGAAYDNPACTEEYILQLTRGNPRGFAERINAVSELVPDVKYLRGSDACETYDPVNRDGEPYYLAWTGPYATLEDVCTARREAGISEAIPHLLDADQRGRSFCVCLESVDDLPALDSSTDTSFDEGLLVNELQQILLIRGYLDEPRTDEGIGIIAQGFDAPTTAALKAYQADRGIAPDGRTGSATWSALKAEEYDSGRPVCP
- the glmM gene encoding phosphoglucosamine mutase, whose amino-acid sequence is MGRIFGTDGVRGVANRDLTAELAVDLAVAAAHVLGEVGAFADQRPTAVVARDPRASGEFLEAAVVAGLASAGVDVHRLGVVPTPGAAFLTSFLEADMGVMISASHNAMPDNGIKFLARGGLKLDDQLEVLIEDRLEEPWDRPTGAGVGRIGDSHAGVAAYVKHLVSTCPRPLDGLRVVLDCANGAAYEVGPAVFEELGATVIAIHAEPDGLNINDNCGSTHLDDLQVAVVRHGADAGFAFDGDADRCLAVDETGAVVDGDHILAILALAARDAGRLTDDTVVATVMSNLGFVQALESAGISVIQTAVGDRYVLEAMRAGGFNMGGEQSGHVIMGDYATTGDGVLTAVHLAARMAESGTPLSRLASVMTRLPQVLINVPGVDKSRADTDPTLLGEVAIASSRLGDTGRVLLRQSGTEPLVRVMVEAATAEQATEVAEHLAGVVRSTLSL
- the rpsI gene encoding 30S ribosomal protein S9 translates to MAETTTEETTEFQTNSEGVAYTSESAGASETSSKPATIAPGAATGRRKEAIARVRIVPGTGVWTVNGKPLEEYLPNKLHQQIAKEAFAETGLQDRFDVIARVTGGGMTGQAGALRLGVARSLNQIDEEANRPVLKKAGLLTRDSRIKERKKAGLKKARKAPQYSKR
- the rplM gene encoding 50S ribosomal protein L13, translating into MRTFSPKPSDITRQWHVIDAEDIVLGRLAVQAATLLRGKHKPTYAPHVDGGDFVIIVNAEKVALSGNKRRDKLAYRHSGYPGGLKSIAYGDLLDKDARKAIEKSVRGMLPKNRLGDQLITKLKVYSGPEHPHTAQKPQPFEITQISQ
- a CDS encoding citrate synthase codes for the protein MTENQTLTVRDNRSGEEFEIPITDGTIRAGDLGKIGKTDDEPGLAVYDPGFTNTASTRSSVTFIDGDKGILEYRGYPIEQLAEKSTFLEVAYLLIHGELPTKEQHEQWVHEITFHTFVHENVKSLMQGFRYDAHPMGMLLSSVGALSTFYPEARNISDPQVRHEQVVRMIAKMPTLGAWSFRHAQGKPYVYPDNDLSYTENFLSMLFKMSEPKYDPDPRLAKALDVLLILHADHEQNCSTNAVRSVGSSQVDPYSAVSAGIAALYGPLHGGANEAVLKMLKRIGSKENIPAFIEGVKNGDEKLMGFGHRVYKNYDPRATIIKKACDDVFEVTGVNPLLEIAQELERIALEDEYFVKRKLYPNVDFYSGLIYEALQFPPEMFTVLFAIGRTPGWLAQWSELVDDKEQKIARPKQIYTGDRQLEFIPASERWA
- the truA gene encoding tRNA pseudouridine(38-40) synthase TruA yields the protein MRLRLDLSYDGAGFRGWAVQPGLRTVQGEVETALATILRRDTAPQLTCAGRTDAGVHARGQVAHVDLEDVDPPALERRLRRLLPPDIALRGLTVAPEGFDARFSALQRRYVYRLCDSPAGPDPLVRGSVVGWGRPLDPSLMDAAADHLLGEHDFASFCKRREGATTIRTLLELRTDRRGDVLETTVRADAFCHSMVRSLMGALVAVGEGRYAPEWAGQILAGATRDARVKVMPAHGLVLEEVVYPADDALAARAHESRRRRDE